Proteins from a single region of Chelatococcus sp. HY11:
- a CDS encoding acyl-CoA dehydrogenase family protein, with protein sequence MQRLIFEPEHEEFRDTVRRFFQREIAPHGERWREQGYVDREAYLKAGELGYLLMWADEKYGGAGVKDFRYEQIVYEENIRNGELGFYINLHSGLVAPYIGGLGTEEQKARWLPGCIKGETILAIAITEPAAGSDMAGVRTRAEDRGDHWVINGSKTYISNGQLADLVVVVARTDPDKRTGLGLFVIEAGMEGFERGKRLKKMGMAAQDTSELFFNDVKVPKANVLGDPRKGFAYLSNFLAGERLVAAVGSVAAAQTAFDITLDYVKERRAFGKAIGAFQNTRFVMADLRTQIDAAQTFVDQCALLYNVDRLTPEIAAQAKLLASETEGRVMDACVQLHGGAGYMEEYRICRMYTDARITRIFAGSSEIMKEIIGRGLGLDERKMN encoded by the coding sequence ATGCAAAGGCTCATCTTCGAACCTGAGCACGAAGAATTTCGCGATACGGTGCGGAGGTTTTTCCAGCGTGAGATTGCGCCCCATGGCGAACGCTGGCGAGAGCAGGGCTACGTCGACCGCGAGGCTTATCTGAAAGCCGGAGAGCTCGGTTATCTCTTGATGTGGGCGGATGAGAAGTACGGTGGAGCAGGCGTTAAGGACTTTCGGTATGAGCAGATCGTTTATGAGGAGAATATCCGCAACGGCGAGCTAGGTTTCTACATCAATCTCCACTCCGGCCTTGTTGCTCCCTACATCGGTGGGCTCGGGACCGAGGAACAGAAGGCGCGTTGGTTACCTGGTTGCATCAAGGGTGAGACGATTCTCGCGATCGCCATCACCGAACCAGCGGCGGGCAGTGATATGGCAGGCGTCCGCACCCGTGCCGAGGACCGAGGGGACCATTGGGTGATCAACGGCTCCAAAACCTATATCTCGAACGGTCAACTCGCTGATCTCGTCGTCGTCGTCGCGCGCACTGACCCTGACAAGCGGACCGGCCTCGGTTTGTTTGTCATCGAAGCTGGTATGGAAGGTTTTGAGCGCGGCAAAAGGCTGAAGAAGATGGGAATGGCAGCCCAGGACACATCGGAACTGTTCTTCAACGATGTGAAAGTGCCGAAAGCGAACGTCCTGGGAGACCCGAGGAAGGGTTTTGCCTATCTGTCAAATTTTCTTGCCGGCGAGCGCCTCGTCGCGGCCGTTGGATCCGTCGCGGCGGCTCAAACCGCGTTCGATATTACGCTTGATTACGTCAAAGAGCGCCGAGCGTTTGGCAAGGCGATCGGTGCCTTTCAGAACACACGCTTCGTAATGGCCGATCTACGGACCCAAATCGACGCAGCGCAGACCTTTGTCGACCAGTGCGCCCTCCTGTACAACGTTGACCGGCTGACTCCAGAAATCGCAGCGCAGGCGAAACTGCTTGCGAGTGAGACGGAAGGGCGCGTCATGGATGCGTGCGTGCAGCTGCACGGCGGGGCTGGCTACATGGAAGAGTATCGTATCTGCCGCATGTATACGGATGCGCGCATCACGCGGATCTTCGCCGGCTCGTCGGAGATTATGAAGGAAATCATCGGTCGCGGCCTTGGTCTTGATGAGCGCAAGATGAATTGA
- a CDS encoding IS66 family transposase, protein MTSKAVALPVDLASAYMALLAEREALQAERDVAVADAANARAELSDNEARIAHLELRIEKLKRELYGQRSERMARLIEQLELELEDLVTTASEDELAAQAAAAKAQIVRAFARKRPVRKPWPDDIERERVVIEAPATCTCCCGSRLAKIGEDVNKTLEEIPRRFKLIETVREKFTCRDCEKISQAPAPFHATPRGFIGPQLLATILFDKFGMHIPLNRQSTRFKCEGIDMPVSTLADQVGHGTFALMPIFKLIEKHVFAAERLHGDDTTIRILAKGKCTTGRIWIYVRDDQPFSGTAPPAAVYYASSDRRGEHPHKHLAHWQGILQADCYSGLNALFDVRRKDQPLTPAYCFAHARRGFFELADIEKNAREGKRNGKPVSPLALEAVKRLDALFEIEREINGKTADERRALRQEKSKPLFDDMHAWLLRERDTLSRSSDVLKPMNYMLSRLADFARFLDDGRICLSNNAAERGLRNIALGRRSWTFAGSQRGADRCAVMLTMIMTCRLNDVDPKAWLADVLARIANLPASRLHELLPWEWKSLREAEKHSDQQAA, encoded by the coding sequence ATGACCTCGAAGGCGGTTGCTCTTCCTGTGGACTTGGCGAGCGCCTATATGGCGCTGCTTGCCGAGCGCGAGGCGTTGCAGGCTGAACGCGATGTCGCCGTCGCGGATGCCGCCAATGCACGGGCGGAGCTGTCCGACAACGAGGCCCGGATCGCGCATCTGGAGCTGCGGATCGAAAAGCTCAAACGCGAACTGTACGGGCAGCGCTCCGAGCGCATGGCGCGGCTGATCGAGCAACTGGAATTGGAGCTGGAGGATCTCGTCACCACGGCGAGCGAGGATGAGCTTGCTGCGCAGGCCGCGGCGGCGAAAGCCCAGATCGTGCGTGCCTTCGCGCGCAAGCGGCCGGTGCGTAAGCCCTGGCCGGATGACATCGAGCGCGAGCGCGTTGTCATTGAGGCTCCCGCCACCTGCACCTGCTGCTGCGGATCGCGGCTGGCCAAAATCGGCGAGGACGTGAACAAGACGCTGGAGGAGATCCCGCGCCGCTTCAAACTGATCGAGACCGTGCGCGAGAAGTTCACCTGCCGCGACTGCGAGAAGATCAGCCAGGCGCCGGCGCCGTTCCATGCCACGCCGCGTGGCTTCATCGGCCCGCAGTTACTGGCGACGATCCTCTTCGACAAGTTCGGGATGCACATTCCGCTCAACCGCCAGAGCACCCGCTTCAAGTGCGAAGGCATCGACATGCCGGTGAGCACGCTGGCCGACCAGGTCGGCCACGGGACCTTCGCTCTCATGCCGATCTTCAAGCTGATCGAAAAGCATGTCTTCGCGGCCGAGCGCCTGCATGGCGACGACACCACCATCCGCATCCTGGCCAAGGGCAAGTGCACGACCGGGCGGATCTGGATTTACGTGCGAGATGACCAACCCTTCTCGGGCACAGCGCCGCCGGCGGCAGTTTACTATGCCTCGAGTGACCGGCGCGGCGAGCACCCACACAAGCATCTGGCCCATTGGCAGGGCATCCTGCAGGCGGATTGCTACTCTGGTCTTAATGCGCTGTTCGACGTGCGACGAAAGGACCAGCCGCTCACGCCGGCCTATTGCTTCGCGCACGCGCGCAGGGGCTTCTTCGAGCTGGCCGACATCGAGAAAAACGCCCGAGAAGGCAAGCGCAACGGCAAGCCCGTCTCCCCGCTCGCGCTGGAGGCCGTCAAGCGGCTCGATGCGCTCTTCGAAATCGAGCGCGAGATCAACGGCAAGACCGCTGACGAGCGGCGCGCCCTGCGCCAGGAAAAGAGCAAGCCACTGTTCGACGACATGCACGCTTGGCTGCTGCGCGAGCGCGATACCCTCTCGCGCTCTTCCGATGTCCTGAAGCCCATGAACTATATGCTGTCCCGGTTGGCCGACTTCGCCCGCTTCCTCGACGATGGCAGAATCTGTCTCAGCAACAATGCCGCCGAGCGCGGATTGAGAAATATTGCTCTTGGCCGCCGGTCGTGGACCTTTGCAGGCAGCCAGCGCGGCGCTGACCGCTGCGCCGTCATGCTGACGATGATCATGACCTGTCGCCTCAACGACGTCGATCCAAAAGCATGGCTTGCCGATGTCTTGGCTCGTATCGCGAATCTGCCCGCCTCGCGTCTGCACGAACTGTTACCTTGGGAGTGGAAGAGCCTGCGCGAGGCTGAAAAGCACTCCGATCAGCAGGCCGCCTGA
- the tnpB gene encoding IS66 family insertion sequence element accessory protein TnpB (TnpB, as the term is used for proteins encoded by IS66 family insertion elements, is considered an accessory protein, since TnpC, encoded by a neighboring gene, is a DDE family transposase.), which translates to MIPVPTGVRVWLATGHTDMRCGFAGLALRVQEILKKDPLNGHIFCFRGKRGNLLKVIWHDGQGSCLFTRRLERGRYIWPSPADGSVTISTAQLSYLLSGIDWRNPQETWRPTRIG; encoded by the coding sequence ATGATCCCGGTACCAACGGGAGTGCGAGTTTGGTTGGCGACGGGCCACACAGACATGCGTTGCGGTTTTGCGGGTCTGGCTCTACGCGTGCAGGAAATCTTGAAGAAAGACCCTCTGAACGGCCATATTTTTTGCTTCCGCGGTAAAAGAGGCAATCTGTTGAAGGTGATTTGGCACGACGGCCAAGGATCGTGCCTGTTTACGAGGCGCCTTGAGCGCGGCCGTTACATCTGGCCATCCCCAGCAGACGGGAGCGTTACGATATCGACAGCCCAGCTGAGCTATCTCCTGTCTGGGATCGACTGGCGAAATCCCCAGGAAACATGGCGCCCAACGCGCATTGGATAG
- a CDS encoding transposase, which translates to MSRLEIIEAGGRRHFSDEAKLRIVAESYSGPRMGSATARKHGITRSQLNDWRRAAEVGRLGSPPVDGFIPALIVPEAAAVQEELAVEVSSSGDVIVVELTGSGRIRICASAPPALVSAVLKALR; encoded by the coding sequence GTGAGCAGGCTGGAAATCATCGAGGCAGGTGGGCGCCGGCACTTCAGCGATGAGGCGAAGCTTCGGATTGTGGCAGAGAGCTATTCGGGCCCGCGTATGGGATCTGCGACAGCTCGCAAGCACGGGATCACCCGTTCGCAATTGAACGATTGGCGAAGAGCGGCGGAGGTTGGGCGGCTCGGCTCACCGCCGGTTGACGGCTTCATTCCGGCCCTGATCGTGCCGGAGGCTGCGGCGGTGCAGGAAGAATTGGCTGTTGAAGTATCGTCTTCCGGCGACGTGATCGTGGTTGAATTGACGGGCAGCGGTCGGATCAGGATTTGCGCGTCGGCGCCCCCCGCGCTGGTGTCGGCGGTATTGAAGGCACTGCGATGA
- a CDS encoding LuxR C-terminal-related transcriptional regulator, giving the protein MLHAVGPIGEGLENVFLNEAYFNAEALIAAVIERLARTRQPVYLFLDDVHLLDQRTADLLALLIQRVPLNTHCVLATRQLHTIELGSMRAYGQLLELGHQELRFTRQEAIALLAGAGHHEFEVAHLDMLLSKTEGWVTGLKLACFALNRSTDRSDFFAHFSGRGRAVAAFFAEDVFARQSEEIRSFLLETAVLDRLSPELCDTLTGRRGSSATLRHLEEIGLFIAQLDDEGQWFRYHNLFSEFLQRKLADLDSQAVFVAHRKAAVWFHSRGHHEQALEHALKSRDFTLLSEYLEGVAEDFTYSGRVGTISKYAAELPLAILARSPNTAVAVAWHKIYGMRFRQTRHLLDLATERLAEMRRDPETDPDALEALDMTLQHREMTFAAAHDNLAQVEERCATLLRYFAPRRPFVVCSLYAYQMSARREHFRFEGLDRLHAQARASAEQSGYRFSVLAFQAAAGISLFAAGRTEQAREALAQGLDESHHWAGKNSPLAALIALPLAEIHYEANELEQSAELVDSHLPVARELCFVDQLVAGHIVKSRLHGARGDQDGARRALDQAMNVALECDLERMRLAVLHEQIRLLLRNGMTDAAAVRMAESNLPKSSGALAPNQGATTLNELAALIWARYAINRGQAAEALALTKQWRTFCQSRGAVRAFVRWSILAAQTLSISGDHRTAQRAMREGVTAAAPADLIRSFVDEGQPVFKLLSDAYTDSMDSQHPTDLFARRVLAAFTGKPVSTPEIVESNYEGLYGRLSGKELEILTLVGCGMRNREIGNRLGLSEGSVKWYMQQVYDKVGIRRRSQAVERARQFGLIA; this is encoded by the coding sequence ATGCTCCATGCCGTCGGCCCGATCGGCGAAGGTCTGGAGAACGTATTTCTCAACGAGGCCTATTTCAATGCGGAAGCGCTGATTGCGGCAGTCATCGAACGACTGGCCCGGACGCGTCAGCCCGTCTACCTCTTTCTCGACGATGTCCATCTTCTGGATCAGAGAACTGCTGATCTACTCGCCCTGCTCATCCAACGTGTGCCGCTCAACACGCATTGCGTTCTCGCGACGCGACAATTGCATACTATCGAGCTGGGGAGCATGCGCGCCTATGGTCAACTTCTCGAGCTTGGTCATCAGGAATTGCGTTTTACGCGCCAAGAGGCGATCGCGCTGCTCGCAGGCGCCGGCCATCATGAGTTCGAGGTCGCACACCTCGACATGCTGCTTTCCAAGACCGAGGGTTGGGTCACGGGTCTCAAGCTCGCGTGTTTCGCCCTGAACCGATCGACGGACCGAAGTGATTTTTTTGCTCATTTCTCTGGTCGAGGCCGCGCCGTTGCTGCGTTCTTTGCGGAAGACGTCTTTGCCCGACAAAGTGAAGAGATCAGGTCGTTCCTTCTCGAAACCGCCGTACTTGACCGGCTTTCCCCGGAACTATGCGATACCTTGACTGGCCGGCGCGGTTCAAGCGCCACGCTGCGCCACCTGGAGGAAATTGGCCTTTTTATTGCTCAACTAGACGATGAAGGCCAGTGGTTCCGCTACCACAATCTATTTTCCGAGTTCCTCCAGCGAAAACTGGCTGACCTCGATTCACAGGCCGTATTCGTCGCACACCGGAAGGCCGCGGTTTGGTTCCATTCGCGCGGTCACCATGAGCAGGCCCTCGAGCACGCGCTGAAATCGCGTGATTTCACCCTCCTTTCGGAGTATCTTGAAGGGGTTGCCGAAGACTTCACCTATTCGGGTCGCGTCGGAACGATCTCCAAGTACGCCGCGGAATTGCCCCTGGCCATTCTCGCGCGCAGCCCCAACACGGCGGTCGCGGTCGCGTGGCATAAGATCTATGGCATGCGTTTCAGACAGACCCGCCATCTCCTTGATCTTGCAACCGAACGACTGGCGGAAATGCGCCGCGATCCCGAGACCGATCCCGATGCTCTTGAAGCGCTCGACATGACGCTTCAGCACCGTGAGATGACCTTCGCTGCCGCACACGACAATCTTGCCCAGGTGGAGGAGCGTTGTGCGACACTCCTGCGCTATTTCGCGCCGCGGCGCCCGTTCGTCGTCTGCTCGCTCTATGCTTATCAAATGTCGGCTCGCCGAGAACATTTCCGCTTCGAAGGACTGGACCGCCTGCATGCGCAAGCGCGCGCCAGTGCTGAGCAGTCGGGCTATCGTTTTTCCGTATTGGCGTTCCAAGCCGCAGCGGGCATCTCGTTGTTCGCTGCCGGGCGAACCGAACAAGCCCGTGAGGCGTTGGCCCAAGGGCTGGACGAAAGCCATCACTGGGCGGGCAAGAACTCGCCGCTCGCTGCGCTGATCGCGCTCCCGCTGGCTGAAATCCATTATGAAGCCAATGAACTCGAGCAGTCGGCAGAGCTCGTTGACAGCCATCTGCCGGTTGCACGTGAGCTGTGCTTCGTCGATCAGTTGGTCGCTGGGCATATCGTGAAGTCGCGTCTCCATGGCGCTCGTGGCGATCAAGATGGCGCGCGCCGAGCACTAGACCAGGCCATGAATGTCGCGCTGGAATGCGATCTCGAGCGCATGCGGCTTGCCGTTCTGCACGAGCAGATTCGCCTCCTGCTGCGAAATGGCATGACGGATGCCGCGGCTGTGCGGATGGCTGAATCGAACCTGCCGAAATCGTCCGGCGCTCTCGCGCCGAACCAGGGGGCGACCACACTCAACGAGTTGGCAGCGCTGATCTGGGCCCGCTATGCGATCAACCGCGGTCAGGCGGCCGAAGCTTTGGCTCTGACAAAGCAATGGCGGACATTCTGCCAGAGCCGCGGAGCCGTGCGCGCCTTCGTGCGGTGGAGCATTCTTGCCGCGCAGACCCTCTCGATCAGTGGGGATCATCGCACCGCACAACGAGCGATGCGTGAAGGTGTCACCGCGGCTGCGCCGGCGGATCTTATTCGCAGTTTCGTCGACGAAGGGCAGCCTGTCTTCAAGCTCCTGTCCGATGCCTACACAGACAGCATGGACTCGCAGCATCCCACGGACCTTTTCGCGCGCCGTGTGCTGGCAGCCTTCACCGGAAAACCGGTGTCGACCCCCGAGATCGTCGAATCAAACTATGAGGGGCTCTACGGCCGGCTCAGTGGCAAGGAGTTGGAAATCCTGACTCTCGTTGGTTGCGGGATGCGTAACCGCGAAATCGGCAACCGTCTCGGGCTGTCTGAGGGATCGGTCAAGTGGTACATGCAGCAGGTGTACGACAAGGTTGGCATTCGCCGTCGTTCGCAGGCTGTTGAAAGAGCGCGGCAATTCGGCCTTATTGCATAG
- a CDS encoding zinc-binding dehydrogenase, which produces MKALVLETAGGPESAVLRDEPLPTPRAGEIRVALKASSLNHRELWICRGQYPNMKLPCILGADGAGVVAEIGPNVDPALKGREVVLYPGLHWGADPRFPSKSFALLGVPLPGTIAEAICVPAENAFAKPKGLSFAEAAALPTAALTAWRGLFGKGGLERGDRLLVTGIGGGVATFALMFGVAAGADVYVTSGSEETLAKAAALGAKAGFIYREAGWRKALQQASGGVNVVFDGAPTTGLPEYSRALAMGARIVIYGSTGGVNMTMAAPDFFLRHATIFGTAMGDLTDFAAMLRFVEEHGLRPVIEKTYRLDQAKDALLHLEGAHGIGKIVIEH; this is translated from the coding sequence ATGAAAGCACTGGTGTTGGAGACAGCGGGCGGACCGGAGAGCGCCGTTCTGCGAGATGAACCGTTACCGACGCCCCGCGCAGGGGAAATCCGCGTTGCGCTGAAAGCGTCATCCCTCAATCATCGCGAGCTTTGGATTTGCCGCGGACAGTACCCCAATATGAAATTACCTTGCATTTTGGGGGCGGATGGCGCTGGGGTGGTTGCGGAAATCGGACCGAATGTCGATCCGGCCCTGAAGGGCCGTGAAGTCGTGCTCTATCCGGGCCTCCATTGGGGCGCTGATCCACGCTTTCCGTCGAAGAGTTTCGCGCTCCTCGGCGTTCCGCTCCCTGGCACCATTGCTGAAGCCATCTGTGTCCCGGCTGAAAATGCTTTCGCCAAGCCCAAGGGCCTCTCGTTCGCCGAGGCTGCAGCGCTGCCCACGGCGGCCCTCACCGCGTGGCGCGGCTTGTTCGGTAAGGGCGGCCTGGAAAGGGGCGACCGGCTTCTCGTCACGGGCATTGGAGGAGGAGTCGCGACTTTCGCGTTGATGTTCGGCGTGGCTGCCGGCGCGGACGTTTACGTGACCAGCGGGTCCGAGGAGACCCTCGCGAAGGCGGCCGCCCTCGGGGCCAAAGCTGGTTTTATTTATCGCGAGGCGGGCTGGCGGAAGGCCCTGCAGCAAGCGAGCGGCGGCGTCAATGTGGTGTTTGATGGGGCTCCCACCACTGGCCTACCTGAGTATTCGCGCGCCCTCGCGATGGGGGCTCGAATCGTGATCTACGGCTCGACCGGGGGCGTAAATATGACAATGGCGGCGCCTGATTTCTTTCTGAGGCACGCCACCATCTTCGGAACTGCGATGGGCGATCTCACCGATTTCGCGGCAATGCTCAGGTTCGTCGAGGAGCACGGGCTGAGGCCAGTCATCGAAAAAACATACCGTCTAGATCAAGCAAAGGACGCTCTGCTCCATCTAGAGGGTGCGCATGGCATCGGGAAGATCGTCATCGAACACTGA
- a CDS encoding SDR family oxidoreductase has product MKIVITGAASGIGRATARLFATKPHDGQPAVLMLVDRDAASLADAAVEIAPLAGRVETIVADLAREEVPGSVVSASLAAFGGIDALISNAGVLHTFPLAELPLSEYERIFAINTRATFLMAQAAYPALRKSRGAIVATASMAAEHPATPLGAYSASKAALRMLIRQMALEWGPDGIRCNSVSPGPTETGMTGHVYRNEELRQCRSQEIPLHRIGTPEDLAAAIHFLAGPGASFISGVDLTVDGGLNTTLMVSRNSAAAAM; this is encoded by the coding sequence ATGAAAATCGTCATCACAGGCGCGGCGAGCGGCATCGGACGCGCGACCGCGCGGCTTTTCGCAACCAAACCGCATGACGGACAACCGGCCGTGCTAATGCTCGTCGATCGCGACGCAGCAAGCCTCGCCGATGCGGCTGTCGAAATAGCGCCGCTAGCGGGCCGCGTTGAAACGATCGTTGCCGACCTCGCGAGAGAAGAAGTGCCCGGCTCTGTCGTCTCAGCATCCCTCGCGGCATTCGGGGGCATCGACGCACTGATCAGTAACGCTGGCGTCCTCCACACATTTCCGCTCGCCGAACTGCCCTTGTCGGAATACGAACGCATTTTCGCCATCAATACCCGTGCAACCTTCCTGATGGCGCAGGCGGCCTATCCCGCCCTTCGGAAATCTCGCGGCGCGATCGTCGCGACGGCGTCGATGGCGGCCGAACATCCAGCAACGCCGCTTGGAGCCTACAGCGCAAGCAAGGCCGCGCTGCGAATGCTCATCCGGCAGATGGCGCTCGAATGGGGCCCGGACGGCATTCGGTGCAACAGCGTCTCGCCCGGACCGACCGAAACGGGGATGACGGGGCATGTCTACAGGAATGAGGAACTGCGGCAGTGTCGTTCGCAGGAAATCCCGCTCCATCGGATCGGCACCCCAGAGGATCTCGCCGCGGCAATTCACTTTCTGGCCGGCCCCGGAGCGTCATTCATCAGCGGCGTCGATCTCACGGTTGACGGCGGCCTTAATACGACACTGATGGTATCGAGAAACAGTGCTGCGGCGGCCATGTGA
- a CDS encoding SDR family oxidoreductase: MSLNFSPASLFETKDKIVLVTGGAQGLGRMIAEGFVLGGAKVYITSRKEEVVTAAEAELRRSGECVGIVADLSSPEACSALAQRIRESETRLDVLINNAGRTWGAPLETFPDKAWASVMAVNVQGPFTLVRDLLPLLKREERGADPARIINIGSLAGLRAEPLSAFSYASSKAAVHHLSRVLAAELAPYGITVNTLIPGYFPTQMTAHIRGEEEKLSELVERVPLGRMGTAEDVVGASIMLASRAGAYMTGTEIILDGGMFGCR, from the coding sequence ATGTCACTGAACTTTTCTCCCGCCTCGCTTTTCGAAACGAAAGACAAGATCGTCCTCGTGACCGGCGGCGCCCAGGGGCTTGGGCGCATGATAGCGGAAGGCTTTGTACTGGGCGGTGCGAAGGTCTACATCACCTCGCGCAAGGAGGAGGTCGTGACCGCGGCCGAAGCGGAATTGCGGCGATCGGGCGAATGCGTCGGGATCGTTGCCGACCTTTCATCGCCAGAGGCGTGCTCCGCACTCGCTCAGCGTATCCGAGAATCCGAAACGCGACTTGATGTCCTGATCAACAATGCTGGGCGAACCTGGGGAGCGCCACTGGAAACTTTCCCTGACAAGGCGTGGGCCTCTGTGATGGCGGTCAATGTCCAAGGTCCTTTCACGCTCGTGCGCGATCTTCTGCCGCTTCTGAAGCGCGAGGAACGGGGCGCGGACCCGGCACGCATCATCAATATTGGATCGCTCGCTGGCCTTCGCGCCGAGCCCCTTTCGGCTTTTTCGTACGCCTCCAGCAAGGCTGCGGTCCATCATCTGTCGCGCGTATTGGCCGCCGAGCTTGCCCCTTATGGCATCACCGTGAACACACTTATACCCGGGTATTTTCCCACCCAGATGACCGCTCACATCCGTGGCGAAGAGGAAAAACTTTCCGAACTCGTCGAGCGTGTGCCATTGGGACGTATGGGGACTGCGGAGGATGTGGTTGGGGCGTCCATCATGCTCGCCTCCCGCGCCGGCGCTTACATGACGGGAACCGAGATTATTCTTGACGGCGGCATGTTTGGCTGCAGGTGA
- a CDS encoding CaiB/BaiF CoA-transferase family protein, translated as MSASGILSGVKIVEFDGLGPIPLCAMMLADHGAEIVRIVRPGSPVTDNEVGGAILHRNRASVELDLKSPSDRARALDLVARADAALEGFRPGVMERLGLGPEACHARNPCLVYGRMTGWGQTGPLANRAGHDINYLAMSGALALMGSPDRPPSPPLNLVADYAGGTLFLAFGVIAGLLDVARGGKGHVVDAAMCDAVPVLLSLMHALRATGQWKDRRGANLLDGGRPFYRCYKCKDGGFIAVGALEPQFFRLFMHGIGLDPGAFPQDDEACWPVMTDAIAARFREKTRDEWGLLFSDGDACVSPVLGVDEAAQTLHAQARGIFRRDGDRIEATRAPRFGNETTVFEPPSRLGIDDALARWSQ; from the coding sequence ATGTCTGCTAGCGGCATTCTCTCTGGAGTCAAAATTGTCGAGTTCGACGGCTTGGGGCCCATTCCGCTCTGCGCGATGATGTTGGCCGATCACGGCGCGGAGATCGTTCGCATCGTGCGCCCAGGGAGCCCGGTGACCGATAATGAGGTCGGAGGCGCCATCCTTCACCGCAATCGTGCCAGCGTTGAGCTCGATTTGAAATCACCTTCGGATCGCGCTCGGGCTCTCGATCTCGTCGCGCGCGCTGACGCAGCTCTTGAGGGTTTCCGCCCCGGCGTCATGGAACGGCTCGGCCTCGGTCCCGAAGCGTGCCACGCCCGTAATCCATGCCTTGTTTATGGGCGCATGACAGGCTGGGGGCAAACCGGCCCCCTCGCGAATCGTGCCGGACATGACATCAATTACCTTGCCATGTCGGGCGCCTTGGCTTTGATGGGCTCCCCCGACCGTCCGCCTTCACCACCGCTCAATCTCGTTGCCGACTATGCTGGCGGCACCCTGTTTCTCGCATTTGGCGTCATCGCCGGACTGCTCGATGTGGCTCGCGGTGGCAAAGGTCATGTCGTCGACGCTGCGATGTGCGACGCTGTCCCGGTTCTCCTCAGTCTGATGCATGCCCTGCGCGCAACGGGCCAATGGAAGGACAGGCGTGGCGCCAACCTGCTCGACGGCGGACGTCCCTTCTATCGGTGTTACAAATGTAAGGATGGAGGCTTCATCGCCGTCGGTGCGCTCGAGCCACAATTCTTTCGCCTCTTTATGCATGGGATCGGACTCGATCCAGGCGCTTTTCCACAGGACGACGAAGCCTGTTGGCCCGTTATGACGGATGCGATTGCCGCACGTTTCCGCGAAAAGACGCGCGATGAGTGGGGGTTGCTGTTCAGTGACGGTGATGCCTGCGTCTCGCCGGTGCTTGGGGTGGACGAAGCAGCCCAAACTCTGCATGCGCAGGCTCGAGGTATTTTCCGTCGCGACGGAGACCGGATCGAGGCAACACGGGCGCCCCGCTTCGGGAATGAAACGACGGTCTTCGAGCCACCATCCCGTTTAGGGATCGACGACGCATTGGCGCGCTGGTCGCAATGA
- a CDS encoding TetR/AcrR family transcriptional regulator — MSGEERKADLLEAALRVFSEKGYNRASLQDIANSVGILKGSLYYYYKSKEALLFDVLKFVHDEHLANAQKLASGSGDPLSRLRALLEGHAAFVCDNLDRTTVFVREMDRLPARLQTEILGADRAYQSVFRNLIIAAQGTGQVPASVHPKLATLWILGSLNWLHRWYRPERAGGSSLIAAQFADQLTRAIAPSPLWNVVEIDSRNQDR; from the coding sequence ATGTCGGGCGAGGAGCGCAAGGCCGATCTCCTGGAAGCCGCCCTTAGGGTGTTCTCGGAGAAAGGCTACAATCGTGCCTCGTTGCAGGATATCGCCAACAGCGTTGGGATATTGAAAGGCAGCCTTTACTATTACTACAAATCAAAGGAAGCTTTGCTCTTCGATGTTTTGAAATTCGTGCACGACGAGCATCTGGCCAATGCCCAGAAGCTGGCTTCCGGAAGCGGCGATCCGCTCTCCCGGCTGCGCGCTTTGCTTGAAGGCCATGCCGCGTTCGTTTGCGACAACCTCGATCGCACAACAGTTTTCGTTCGGGAGATGGATCGGCTTCCGGCGCGCCTGCAGACTGAGATATTGGGAGCTGATCGCGCCTATCAAAGCGTATTCCGCAATCTGATCATTGCGGCACAGGGGACAGGCCAAGTGCCGGCTTCCGTACATCCGAAGCTCGCCACGCTCTGGATCCTTGGCTCGCTCAACTGGCTCCACCGCTGGTATCGGCCGGAACGCGCCGGGGGTTCCTCTCTGATCGCAGCACAGTTCGCCGACCAACTGACGCGGGCCATCGCGCCTTCGCCGCTTTGGAATGTTGTTGAGATAGACTCACGCAATCAGGATCGCTGA